One window from the genome of Perca flavescens isolate YP-PL-M2 chromosome 17, PFLA_1.0, whole genome shotgun sequence encodes:
- the sanbr gene encoding uncharacterized protein KIAA1841 homolog isoform X1, translated as MSRFCSDNNNFPYDNNVLVLDMVLGSLWGVPQPINWDNVAKLVPGFTPKECAQRFEELKSTGGFPHVDNQCNALTEGSPSPSDGLTTLLDTGEVLETGSSQSSSKVTAGSKSTPTRRVGAVEKKERRVSAEEDDKPQKPRDPNMVIHVCDETKNLKQDFTCPRELLVKEMHYFAEYLSVDPQRWEEVDISVHCDVQIFDWLMNYVRRNSAGEGNKDKPRLEPSNVISILISSEFLKMDTLVEECIQYCHKHMSAIVATPCNMNCINSNLATRIAELFNHNEADDIRDKKDKFKSKLFQKKIERLFNPNYQSRDSPGNASTLYRCGLCHKLLTKDTERKISCVPGKINIDARGEIIYTHTRQKSWDVHEYITGLYEELKSWVLVYWRIWGTINYLTCFRCQQLFVCAELTHCKYHQDSVLYPGMGTEKGWHGAGIYPCCNQRVLRFDPSGMPKGCKMRDHIVNVPDEENCDEVTSAQTRVLNDLLLHRDAVCLSNTPPADGTEESPSSAEKVPDCDVLLEPTLLGPLRGDGSTFSFLKNWSLQLRQQSLLSEDEEYTTGSEVTEDEVGDEEEQSKKQAAKKAKKAHRPLKKQTSSPNFQRKDKAEKPQSRDNTPFIVSVQKNKWDSSRSMRYNQDAQREEDQRRMVEVIGYLTKMRFGDQEQSKSKDSKEEESTPDSKRNLRVPLKPDRVQKRHPGLKYAMLRSGQQKGLDGEKATEPSKKRI; from the exons ATGAGCCGCTTCTGCTCGGACAACAACAACTTTCCCTATGACAACAACGTCCTGGTTTTGGACATGGTGCTGGGCTCTCTGTGGGGAGTGCCCCAGCCCATAAACTGGGACAATGTAGCCAAGCTAGTTCCAGGATTCACTCCCAAGGAG TGTGCCCAACGATTTGAGGAGCTGAAGAGCACAGGGGGATTTCCTCATGTGGACAACCAATGTAATGCCCTGACAGAAGGAAGCCCCTCCCCTTCAGACGGCCTGACCACACTGCTGGACACTGGGGAGGTGTTGGAGACAGGAAGCAGCCAGAGCAGCAGCAAAGTTACAG cAGGCTCCAAATCGACGCCCACAAGAAGGGTCGGTGCTGtggagaagaaagagagaagggtCTCCGCAGAGGAGGATGACAAACCTCAGAAGCCACGAGA TCCCAACATGGTTATCCACGTGTGTGACGAGACCAAGAATCTGAAGCAGGACTtcacatgtcccagagagcttCTGGTTAAAGAGATGCATTACTTTGCCGAGTATTTGTCTGTGGACCCGCAGAGGTGGGAGGAGGTGGACATCTCCGTTCACTGTGACGTACAGATCTTCGACTGGCTCATGAACTACGTCAGGAGGAACTCTGCAGGGGAGGGAAACAAGGACAAACCCCGCCTCG AGCCCAGCAATGTGATCTCAATCCTGATCTCCTCCGAGTTCTTGAAGATGGATACGTTA GTGGAGGAGTGCATCCAGTACTGCCACAAACACATGAGCGCCATTGTGGCTACGCCCTGCAACATGAACTGCATCAACAGCAACTTAGCGACGCGCATCGCTGAACTCTTCAACCACAACGAGGCAGACGACATCAGGGACAAAAAAGACAAGTTCAAAAG CAAGTTGTTTCAGAAGAAAATTGAGCGTCTCTTCAATCCCAACTACCAGAGCAGAGATTCACCAGGAAACGCCTCGACTCTCTACAG GTGTGGTCTGTGCCATAAGCTGCTGAccaaagacacagagaggaagatTTCTTGTGTTCCAGGGAAAATCAACATAGATGCTCGCGGAGAGATCATTTATACACACACTAG acagaAGAGCTGGGATGTACATGAGTACATCACGGGTCTGTATGAGGAACTCAAGTCCTGGGTCCTGGTCTACTGGAGAATCTGGGGTACCATCAACTACCTCACTTGCTTCCGATgccaacag ctgtttgtgtgtgcagagcTAACCCATTGCAAGTACCACCAAGACAGTGTGCTGTACCCTGGCATGGGTACTGAGAAAGGCTGGCATGGTGCAGGAATCTACCCCTGCTGCAATCAGAGGGTTCTCCGCTTTGACCCCTCTGGTATGCCCAAG gGCTGTAAGATGCGAGACCACATAGTGAACGTACCTGATGAAGAGAACTGTGACGAGGTAACCTCAGCCCAGACCAGAGTCCTAAATGACCTGCTGCTGCACAGAGACGCTGTGTGTTTGTCCAACACACCACCTGCAGACGG TACTGAGGAGAGTCCCTCCAGTGCAGAAAAGGTTCCGGACTGTGATGTTCTCTTGGAGCCAACACTGCTCGGCCCTCTGAGAGGAGACGGCAGCACt TTTTCCTTTTTGAAAAACTGGAGTCTGCAATTG AGGCAGCAGTCTCTCTTGTCGGAGGATGAGGAGTACACCACGGGGTCAGAGGTCACTGAGGATGAGGTGGGGGATGAAGAGGAGCAGTCCAAGAAACAAG CTGCTAAGAAGGCCAAGAAGGCCCACAGACCTCTGAAAAAACAAACGTCCTCTCCAAACTTCCAGCGCAaagacaaagcagagaaa CCCCAGTCCAGGGACAACACACCTTTCAT agTGAGTGTCCAGAAAAATAAGTGGGACAGTTCTCGCTCCATGCGATACAACCAGGACGCTCAGAGGGAAGAAG ACCAGCGCCGCATGGTGGAGGTCATCGGCTACCTGACTAAGATGAGGTTTGGAGACCAGgagcagagcaaatctaaggATTCCAAAGAG GAGGAATCTACTCCAGACTCGAAGCGCAATTTAAGAGTGCCTCTCAAGCCAGACAGAGTTCAGAAAAGACACCCAG GTCTAAAATACGCTATGCTCAGATCCGGACAACAGAAAGGACTTGATGGGGAAAAGGCCACTGAGCCGTCAAAGAAACGAATATGA
- the sanbr gene encoding uncharacterized protein KIAA1841 isoform X2 has protein sequence MSRFCSDNNNFPYDNNVLVLDMVLGSLWGVPQPINWDNVAKLVPGFTPKECAQRFEELKSTGGFPHVDNQCNALTEGSPSPSDGLTTLLDTGEVLETGSSQSSSKVTGSKSTPTRRVGAVEKKERRVSAEEDDKPQKPRDPNMVIHVCDETKNLKQDFTCPRELLVKEMHYFAEYLSVDPQRWEEVDISVHCDVQIFDWLMNYVRRNSAGEGNKDKPRLEPSNVISILISSEFLKMDTLVEECIQYCHKHMSAIVATPCNMNCINSNLATRIAELFNHNEADDIRDKKDKFKSKLFQKKIERLFNPNYQSRDSPGNASTLYRCGLCHKLLTKDTERKISCVPGKINIDARGEIIYTHTRQKSWDVHEYITGLYEELKSWVLVYWRIWGTINYLTCFRCQQLFVCAELTHCKYHQDSVLYPGMGTEKGWHGAGIYPCCNQRVLRFDPSGMPKGCKMRDHIVNVPDEENCDEVTSAQTRVLNDLLLHRDAVCLSNTPPADGTEESPSSAEKVPDCDVLLEPTLLGPLRGDGSTFSFLKNWSLQLRQQSLLSEDEEYTTGSEVTEDEVGDEEEQSKKQAAKKAKKAHRPLKKQTSSPNFQRKDKAEKPQSRDNTPFIVSVQKNKWDSSRSMRYNQDAQREEDQRRMVEVIGYLTKMRFGDQEQSKSKDSKEEESTPDSKRNLRVPLKPDRVQKRHPGLKYAMLRSGQQKGLDGEKATEPSKKRI, from the exons ATGAGCCGCTTCTGCTCGGACAACAACAACTTTCCCTATGACAACAACGTCCTGGTTTTGGACATGGTGCTGGGCTCTCTGTGGGGAGTGCCCCAGCCCATAAACTGGGACAATGTAGCCAAGCTAGTTCCAGGATTCACTCCCAAGGAG TGTGCCCAACGATTTGAGGAGCTGAAGAGCACAGGGGGATTTCCTCATGTGGACAACCAATGTAATGCCCTGACAGAAGGAAGCCCCTCCCCTTCAGACGGCCTGACCACACTGCTGGACACTGGGGAGGTGTTGGAGACAGGAAGCAGCCAGAGCAGCAGCAAAGTTACAG GCTCCAAATCGACGCCCACAAGAAGGGTCGGTGCTGtggagaagaaagagagaagggtCTCCGCAGAGGAGGATGACAAACCTCAGAAGCCACGAGA TCCCAACATGGTTATCCACGTGTGTGACGAGACCAAGAATCTGAAGCAGGACTtcacatgtcccagagagcttCTGGTTAAAGAGATGCATTACTTTGCCGAGTATTTGTCTGTGGACCCGCAGAGGTGGGAGGAGGTGGACATCTCCGTTCACTGTGACGTACAGATCTTCGACTGGCTCATGAACTACGTCAGGAGGAACTCTGCAGGGGAGGGAAACAAGGACAAACCCCGCCTCG AGCCCAGCAATGTGATCTCAATCCTGATCTCCTCCGAGTTCTTGAAGATGGATACGTTA GTGGAGGAGTGCATCCAGTACTGCCACAAACACATGAGCGCCATTGTGGCTACGCCCTGCAACATGAACTGCATCAACAGCAACTTAGCGACGCGCATCGCTGAACTCTTCAACCACAACGAGGCAGACGACATCAGGGACAAAAAAGACAAGTTCAAAAG CAAGTTGTTTCAGAAGAAAATTGAGCGTCTCTTCAATCCCAACTACCAGAGCAGAGATTCACCAGGAAACGCCTCGACTCTCTACAG GTGTGGTCTGTGCCATAAGCTGCTGAccaaagacacagagaggaagatTTCTTGTGTTCCAGGGAAAATCAACATAGATGCTCGCGGAGAGATCATTTATACACACACTAG acagaAGAGCTGGGATGTACATGAGTACATCACGGGTCTGTATGAGGAACTCAAGTCCTGGGTCCTGGTCTACTGGAGAATCTGGGGTACCATCAACTACCTCACTTGCTTCCGATgccaacag ctgtttgtgtgtgcagagcTAACCCATTGCAAGTACCACCAAGACAGTGTGCTGTACCCTGGCATGGGTACTGAGAAAGGCTGGCATGGTGCAGGAATCTACCCCTGCTGCAATCAGAGGGTTCTCCGCTTTGACCCCTCTGGTATGCCCAAG gGCTGTAAGATGCGAGACCACATAGTGAACGTACCTGATGAAGAGAACTGTGACGAGGTAACCTCAGCCCAGACCAGAGTCCTAAATGACCTGCTGCTGCACAGAGACGCTGTGTGTTTGTCCAACACACCACCTGCAGACGG TACTGAGGAGAGTCCCTCCAGTGCAGAAAAGGTTCCGGACTGTGATGTTCTCTTGGAGCCAACACTGCTCGGCCCTCTGAGAGGAGACGGCAGCACt TTTTCCTTTTTGAAAAACTGGAGTCTGCAATTG AGGCAGCAGTCTCTCTTGTCGGAGGATGAGGAGTACACCACGGGGTCAGAGGTCACTGAGGATGAGGTGGGGGATGAAGAGGAGCAGTCCAAGAAACAAG CTGCTAAGAAGGCCAAGAAGGCCCACAGACCTCTGAAAAAACAAACGTCCTCTCCAAACTTCCAGCGCAaagacaaagcagagaaa CCCCAGTCCAGGGACAACACACCTTTCAT agTGAGTGTCCAGAAAAATAAGTGGGACAGTTCTCGCTCCATGCGATACAACCAGGACGCTCAGAGGGAAGAAG ACCAGCGCCGCATGGTGGAGGTCATCGGCTACCTGACTAAGATGAGGTTTGGAGACCAGgagcagagcaaatctaaggATTCCAAAGAG GAGGAATCTACTCCAGACTCGAAGCGCAATTTAAGAGTGCCTCTCAAGCCAGACAGAGTTCAGAAAAGACACCCAG GTCTAAAATACGCTATGCTCAGATCCGGACAACAGAAAGGACTTGATGGGGAAAAGGCCACTGAGCCGTCAAAGAAACGAATATGA
- the sanbr gene encoding uncharacterized protein KIAA1841 homolog isoform X4, which yields MSRFCSDNNNFPYDNNVLVLDMVLGSLWGVPQPINWDNVAKLVPGFTPKECAQRFEELKSTGGFPHVDNQCNALTEGSPSPSDGLTTLLDTGEVLETGSSQSSSKVTAGSKSTPTRRVGAVEKKERRVSAEEDDKPQKPRDPNMVIHVCDETKNLKQDFTCPRELLVKEMHYFAEYLSVDPQRWEEVDISVHCDVQIFDWLMNYVRRNSAGEGNKDKPRLEPSNVISILISSEFLKMDTLVEECIQYCHKHMSAIVATPCNMNCINSNLATRIAELFNHNEADDIRDKKDKFKSKLFQKKIERLFNPNYQSRDSPGNASTLYRCGLCHKLLTKDTERKISCVPGKINIDARGEIIYTHTRQKSWDVHEYITGLYEELKSWVLVYWRIWGTINYLTCFRCQQLFVCAELTHCKYHQDSVLYPGMGTEKGWHGAGIYPCCNQRVLRFDPSGMPKGCKMRDHIVNVPDEENCDEVTSAQTRVLNDLLLHRDAVCLSNTPPADGTEESPSSAEKVPDCDVLLEPTLLGPLRGDGSTRQQSLLSEDEEYTTGSEVTEDEVGDEEEQSKKQAAKKAKKAHRPLKKQTSSPNFQRKDKAEKPQSRDNTPFIVSVQKNKWDSSRSMRYNQDAQREEDQRRMVEVIGYLTKMRFGDQEQSKSKDSKEEESTPDSKRNLRVPLKPDRVQKRHPGLKYAMLRSGQQKGLDGEKATEPSKKRI from the exons ATGAGCCGCTTCTGCTCGGACAACAACAACTTTCCCTATGACAACAACGTCCTGGTTTTGGACATGGTGCTGGGCTCTCTGTGGGGAGTGCCCCAGCCCATAAACTGGGACAATGTAGCCAAGCTAGTTCCAGGATTCACTCCCAAGGAG TGTGCCCAACGATTTGAGGAGCTGAAGAGCACAGGGGGATTTCCTCATGTGGACAACCAATGTAATGCCCTGACAGAAGGAAGCCCCTCCCCTTCAGACGGCCTGACCACACTGCTGGACACTGGGGAGGTGTTGGAGACAGGAAGCAGCCAGAGCAGCAGCAAAGTTACAG cAGGCTCCAAATCGACGCCCACAAGAAGGGTCGGTGCTGtggagaagaaagagagaagggtCTCCGCAGAGGAGGATGACAAACCTCAGAAGCCACGAGA TCCCAACATGGTTATCCACGTGTGTGACGAGACCAAGAATCTGAAGCAGGACTtcacatgtcccagagagcttCTGGTTAAAGAGATGCATTACTTTGCCGAGTATTTGTCTGTGGACCCGCAGAGGTGGGAGGAGGTGGACATCTCCGTTCACTGTGACGTACAGATCTTCGACTGGCTCATGAACTACGTCAGGAGGAACTCTGCAGGGGAGGGAAACAAGGACAAACCCCGCCTCG AGCCCAGCAATGTGATCTCAATCCTGATCTCCTCCGAGTTCTTGAAGATGGATACGTTA GTGGAGGAGTGCATCCAGTACTGCCACAAACACATGAGCGCCATTGTGGCTACGCCCTGCAACATGAACTGCATCAACAGCAACTTAGCGACGCGCATCGCTGAACTCTTCAACCACAACGAGGCAGACGACATCAGGGACAAAAAAGACAAGTTCAAAAG CAAGTTGTTTCAGAAGAAAATTGAGCGTCTCTTCAATCCCAACTACCAGAGCAGAGATTCACCAGGAAACGCCTCGACTCTCTACAG GTGTGGTCTGTGCCATAAGCTGCTGAccaaagacacagagaggaagatTTCTTGTGTTCCAGGGAAAATCAACATAGATGCTCGCGGAGAGATCATTTATACACACACTAG acagaAGAGCTGGGATGTACATGAGTACATCACGGGTCTGTATGAGGAACTCAAGTCCTGGGTCCTGGTCTACTGGAGAATCTGGGGTACCATCAACTACCTCACTTGCTTCCGATgccaacag ctgtttgtgtgtgcagagcTAACCCATTGCAAGTACCACCAAGACAGTGTGCTGTACCCTGGCATGGGTACTGAGAAAGGCTGGCATGGTGCAGGAATCTACCCCTGCTGCAATCAGAGGGTTCTCCGCTTTGACCCCTCTGGTATGCCCAAG gGCTGTAAGATGCGAGACCACATAGTGAACGTACCTGATGAAGAGAACTGTGACGAGGTAACCTCAGCCCAGACCAGAGTCCTAAATGACCTGCTGCTGCACAGAGACGCTGTGTGTTTGTCCAACACACCACCTGCAGACGG TACTGAGGAGAGTCCCTCCAGTGCAGAAAAGGTTCCGGACTGTGATGTTCTCTTGGAGCCAACACTGCTCGGCCCTCTGAGAGGAGACGGCAGCACt AGGCAGCAGTCTCTCTTGTCGGAGGATGAGGAGTACACCACGGGGTCAGAGGTCACTGAGGATGAGGTGGGGGATGAAGAGGAGCAGTCCAAGAAACAAG CTGCTAAGAAGGCCAAGAAGGCCCACAGACCTCTGAAAAAACAAACGTCCTCTCCAAACTTCCAGCGCAaagacaaagcagagaaa CCCCAGTCCAGGGACAACACACCTTTCAT agTGAGTGTCCAGAAAAATAAGTGGGACAGTTCTCGCTCCATGCGATACAACCAGGACGCTCAGAGGGAAGAAG ACCAGCGCCGCATGGTGGAGGTCATCGGCTACCTGACTAAGATGAGGTTTGGAGACCAGgagcagagcaaatctaaggATTCCAAAGAG GAGGAATCTACTCCAGACTCGAAGCGCAATTTAAGAGTGCCTCTCAAGCCAGACAGAGTTCAGAAAAGACACCCAG GTCTAAAATACGCTATGCTCAGATCCGGACAACAGAAAGGACTTGATGGGGAAAAGGCCACTGAGCCGTCAAAGAAACGAATATGA
- the sanbr gene encoding uncharacterized protein KIAA1841 isoform X3, whose translation MSRFCSDNNNFPYDNNVLVLDMVLGSLWGVPQPINWDNVAKLVPGFTPKECAQRFEELKSTGGFPHVDNQCNALTEGSPSPSDGLTTLLDTGEVLETGSSQSSSKVTAGSKSTPTRRVGAVEKKERRVSAEEDDKPQKPRDPNMVIHVCDETKNLKQDFTCPRELLVKEMHYFAEYLSVDPQRWEEVDISVHCDVQIFDWLMNYVRRNSAGEGNKDKPRLEPSNVISILISSEFLKMDTLVEECIQYCHKHMSAIVATPCNMNCINSNLATRIAELFNHNEADDIRDKKDKFKSKLFQKKIERLFNPNYQSRDSPGNASTLYRCGLCHKLLTKDTERKISCVPGKINIDARGEIIYTHTRQKSWDVHEYITGLYEELKSWVLVYWRIWGTINYLTCFRCQQLFVCAELTHCKYHQDSVLYPGMGTEKGWHGAGIYPCCNQRVLRFDPSGMPKGCKMRDHIVNVPDEENCDEVTSAQTRVLNDLLLHRDAVCLSNTPPADGTEESPSSAEKVPDCDVLLEPTLLGPLRGDGSTFSFLKNWSLQLRQQSLLSEDEEYTTGSEVTEDEVGDEEEQSKKQAAKKAKKAHRPLKKQTSSPNFQRKDKAEKPQSRDNTPFIVSVQKNKWDSSRSMRYNQDAQREEDQRRMVEVIGYLTKMRFGDQEQSKSKDSKEPTGGIYSRLEAQFKSASQARQSSEKTPRSKIRYAQIRTTERT comes from the exons ATGAGCCGCTTCTGCTCGGACAACAACAACTTTCCCTATGACAACAACGTCCTGGTTTTGGACATGGTGCTGGGCTCTCTGTGGGGAGTGCCCCAGCCCATAAACTGGGACAATGTAGCCAAGCTAGTTCCAGGATTCACTCCCAAGGAG TGTGCCCAACGATTTGAGGAGCTGAAGAGCACAGGGGGATTTCCTCATGTGGACAACCAATGTAATGCCCTGACAGAAGGAAGCCCCTCCCCTTCAGACGGCCTGACCACACTGCTGGACACTGGGGAGGTGTTGGAGACAGGAAGCAGCCAGAGCAGCAGCAAAGTTACAG cAGGCTCCAAATCGACGCCCACAAGAAGGGTCGGTGCTGtggagaagaaagagagaagggtCTCCGCAGAGGAGGATGACAAACCTCAGAAGCCACGAGA TCCCAACATGGTTATCCACGTGTGTGACGAGACCAAGAATCTGAAGCAGGACTtcacatgtcccagagagcttCTGGTTAAAGAGATGCATTACTTTGCCGAGTATTTGTCTGTGGACCCGCAGAGGTGGGAGGAGGTGGACATCTCCGTTCACTGTGACGTACAGATCTTCGACTGGCTCATGAACTACGTCAGGAGGAACTCTGCAGGGGAGGGAAACAAGGACAAACCCCGCCTCG AGCCCAGCAATGTGATCTCAATCCTGATCTCCTCCGAGTTCTTGAAGATGGATACGTTA GTGGAGGAGTGCATCCAGTACTGCCACAAACACATGAGCGCCATTGTGGCTACGCCCTGCAACATGAACTGCATCAACAGCAACTTAGCGACGCGCATCGCTGAACTCTTCAACCACAACGAGGCAGACGACATCAGGGACAAAAAAGACAAGTTCAAAAG CAAGTTGTTTCAGAAGAAAATTGAGCGTCTCTTCAATCCCAACTACCAGAGCAGAGATTCACCAGGAAACGCCTCGACTCTCTACAG GTGTGGTCTGTGCCATAAGCTGCTGAccaaagacacagagaggaagatTTCTTGTGTTCCAGGGAAAATCAACATAGATGCTCGCGGAGAGATCATTTATACACACACTAG acagaAGAGCTGGGATGTACATGAGTACATCACGGGTCTGTATGAGGAACTCAAGTCCTGGGTCCTGGTCTACTGGAGAATCTGGGGTACCATCAACTACCTCACTTGCTTCCGATgccaacag ctgtttgtgtgtgcagagcTAACCCATTGCAAGTACCACCAAGACAGTGTGCTGTACCCTGGCATGGGTACTGAGAAAGGCTGGCATGGTGCAGGAATCTACCCCTGCTGCAATCAGAGGGTTCTCCGCTTTGACCCCTCTGGTATGCCCAAG gGCTGTAAGATGCGAGACCACATAGTGAACGTACCTGATGAAGAGAACTGTGACGAGGTAACCTCAGCCCAGACCAGAGTCCTAAATGACCTGCTGCTGCACAGAGACGCTGTGTGTTTGTCCAACACACCACCTGCAGACGG TACTGAGGAGAGTCCCTCCAGTGCAGAAAAGGTTCCGGACTGTGATGTTCTCTTGGAGCCAACACTGCTCGGCCCTCTGAGAGGAGACGGCAGCACt TTTTCCTTTTTGAAAAACTGGAGTCTGCAATTG AGGCAGCAGTCTCTCTTGTCGGAGGATGAGGAGTACACCACGGGGTCAGAGGTCACTGAGGATGAGGTGGGGGATGAAGAGGAGCAGTCCAAGAAACAAG CTGCTAAGAAGGCCAAGAAGGCCCACAGACCTCTGAAAAAACAAACGTCCTCTCCAAACTTCCAGCGCAaagacaaagcagagaaa CCCCAGTCCAGGGACAACACACCTTTCAT agTGAGTGTCCAGAAAAATAAGTGGGACAGTTCTCGCTCCATGCGATACAACCAGGACGCTCAGAGGGAAGAAG ACCAGCGCCGCATGGTGGAGGTCATCGGCTACCTGACTAAGATGAGGTTTGGAGACCAGgagcagagcaaatctaaggATTCCAAAGAG CCTACAGGAGGAATCTACTCCAGACTCGAAGCGCAATTTAAGAGTGCCTCTCAAGCCAGACAGAGTTCAGAAAAGACACCCAG GTCTAAAATACGCTATGCTCAGATCCGGACAACAGAAAGGACTTGA